The Pasteuria penetrans genome segment GACAGCACATCCCCTGCAACGATCACGCATCCCTAGTAATTTGGTAATGTGGTTGCAGACGGGACATGTTACCTTCGGAGCCTGCATGGAAATTACACCTATGAAACTGTATAAAAATAGGCTAACGGAGACCATAAGGATGGATATGATGGAGAAAAATACTATACCCCCTGGAAATATAAAGGCGAGGGCCCCCACTCCAAAACCCAGTAAGAGGAAAAGGAGTGCTGCGATGCGACAAATGTCCAACTTCGGGGCACGATACATACCTAAAACACTGTGTGTTGTCAATCCGAGAATCATCAAGGCAATTTCACCTGTTATCCAGGGGCGTATGGATGCAGAGGACGCGGTACCGAAATAACAAAGCGTACCGTGAATGCACGAGGCAAGAAGTCCCCCATACAAGGCAATCAGGGCCAGGATACGGACTTTGCGCTGGATTGTTGGATGGATGATGTTCGCCTCCCCATGGCGTGCGTTGTGGTGGAATGGGAACGAGAATACTGGATCCCGATTCGTTGATCCAAAGCGTTTTGATTGTATCATTGGCAAAAACGGTAGTGCAATGGGGGATTTGTGTCGATCCCCTCACGTACCTATCCTAATCCCCATTGCACGTGATAGAATTGTGGTCGTCAACGAAAAGGTAGGGATTTTTCGGTCTCTCACTTTCTGATCGCAAGATTCCTGTTGGAGGAGGGGAAGGGGAATATGCTTGAAGACAGAAGGGCGAAAGCTGCATCCCTTTTTTCACGTGAAATTGCCCCATTGATCATCCCGAAGGAAAAGGTCGTGGTAATGGAACCTGCTTGGTCCCTACAGCGTGCATTGCTTGTTTTAACGCGCCGCGGTACCAATTCTGTACCCGTTATCAATACTTTGGGGCAGGTAGAGGGTTTGATTAGCAAAACAGATATCCTGGATTGCATTTTACCCAGCAATGGGAATCTTGATTTTGCGAGTCTGGAAAAGCTGACAGTGGAGGAGGCTATGAACGTCAATCACTTCGGTATCCTTCCTAACTCTATTTTTTCTTTTGCCTTTGAGTCGTTGATTCATCGGTCTTATGTGCCCATTATTGATGTACGAACCCAGTTTTTAGGAATTCTCACGAGAAAGGTAATGATGGAAAAGGTCATCGAGTACTTTCGGGCGGAGTACCTATTCGAGAGGGATCAAAAGGAATAGATTTTTACACCATTTCTACATAGCCAGGGTTCCCGTGGTAAGGTTCCTATATCCTGGAGGAGGGGTGCGCGAAGCCCCCTTTTGTTTACGATCATAGTCGGATTATTCCTGTTCAGAACATGTGTTCCCAGAGTTTGGTTTCCGCCCTGGTCCATAATAAAATGAAATAAATACAGTAAGGTTATTTGGTAGTACTTTTCCTCTATCTCATGCCCCCAGGAAATAGATCAGCACGATATTTCATAATAAACAGTGTCTACTCGACCATGGATCCCATGTCGTTCGTTACCTTCAAAAGAAGATCAGGAAGAGGAAGATAGGATCACCAATAACTATATAGAATTAAATATAAAATAAAAATCGACTTTATGTCGATTTTTTGGTGTGTGCAAAAGGGACAAGATAGGAACCAGTTACTATAATTCCTCGGATATTTCGGGGATTCAACAAAAAACCGATAGTACTAAATTTTCAGTTGTACTCTTTCAAAAAGGAATACTTTTCAACCGCAAAGCACCTACGCCGGAAATATTTATACAGAATTTTTTATACTCATTAATAATATAAACATTTTCTAAATAATTTATTTTAAAAAAATATTATAATAAGTTTGATACTTTTTTCTGCATATACAAAATGATATAATATACCATGTTGTATTATATCATGGTAGTATTTGTTGATTAATGAAAGTATATCCACTATCGACAGGGGGGGAGAACTATGGACATGGGAAAATACAGTCGAAGGGAATTCGTTCACCGACACGATAGAGAAGAAAATCGGGGTTTATCTCATCTTCGTGGGAGATTGTTCTTTTTATTCGTATCGATACAGGTACCAGCAGTTCTTCTCCTTACGGCAAATCCTGTGATGGGGGCTGAAACAACCGTACAGGATTCATCTGGATCCCCTCATAGTTCCGGGGGACAAGGGGTATCAGGGGGTATGTCTTCCCCCCCCGTTGGTGAGGGTCTTCCCCCTAATTCCCAATCCCACCGAGGTTCGGGATCGGGGGAATCTGAAACAACCGTACAGGATTCATCTGGATCCCCTCATAGTTCCGGGGGACAAGGGGTATCAGGGGGTATGTCCCCTCCCCCCGTTGATGGGGGTCTTCCCCCTAATTCCCAATCCCACCAAGATTCGGGATCGGGGAAAATGGGGGAAACAAAGGACTCGATCACACCCAGCGAATGGGGTGATCAAAGTGGGGCCCACCACCATGTTTCCCGAGATCATTCCCAAGGGGCAGTGGGACAAGTTATGGACGAAGATAGAACGATTGGGGCCCCTCCCGATTCTGGGAAGGATGGGGGAAAGAAGTGGAAAGGTAGTGATGGGGATCGTTATTCCCAACAAAATATAGAGGATAGGAAGGAGGATGATTTTGAACCCGTAGGAGGGGCCTCTGTTGGTAGTAGGGGGGGAGCAAGGGTACATTCTGATAGAAAGGGTATAGATCCTCTCTTACAGGGTGTAGGAAATAGGAACAAGCGGGATTCCGAATCTACTGGGGGGGGCCTACTACAAAATCAATCACGGGACGAGTATGGTTTGCCTATACCCATAACAAAACCGGATGCGTTGCTAGAAGAAGTTCCCCCCAGGAAGAACAGGGAAAGGAAGGGGCTAAACGATCATGTGAGTGGGGAAGGGGATGAAGTTGAGGGGGATTCTGATTTGTTATCCTCCCCTATCATCAAGAGGGAAGTTCAAAAGGATGAAGGAACAACTTTGGAAGGACATGTTGGGTCTGAGAGCCGTGGGGATGGGGGGGAAATACCCTGGTACAAAGGGATTTGGAATGGTCTCCAAGAGATTTGGTATAGTTCCCAGGACGAAATCAATGATTTTGCCGATGGAAAACGGAGGGAAATCCAGGGTTTGCTACGGGATACTACCACGGTGACGGAGGGGGCTCCTAAGGGATCCTATTTACACGCGGAGAAAAATGGTTACAGGGGATACTCTATGGTAATGAAAGCTGCGGGTGCAATTCCCCAGGTATTCCTCTATGGGTCTGTTAGGTTCTTACTCAATGCTGATAAGCAAATTCAAAAGTGGATATTGGGGGGGAAAGAGGAGAAGAAGACAGAAGAAATAGCAATGATACCAGAGAAATTCCATTCAGATAGAGTTTTTGCCCAAAATTTTTGGGATACATTCCGGAGAGCAGAGAACAAATGGAATGAAGCAACTAATGCAATGCATGGACACACCCTGGGGGGGAAGGTATTCATACGTTTTCTTAACATCGGGGATATATTTGTCGGCGAGCTCGTTGGTGCTATCCGAAGGTTAGTGGAGTTGGGGATGGAAGGTAGATCCTACCTGTTCGGAGTCCCCAAGGCAGAAGGGGACAAGTTGGCACAATTGGTCTCAGAGGCTGTTGTACAGGATACGGCCGATACAGCCCTCGCGTATGCTGCGGTTAGTGGTCTTATGAAGGGGGTTTCTTTCAAATCAGGGGTATCAGTGAATTCCATAGGTAAGGTGAGGAGTAGAGGGATAGGATCTAAGAAGGTCTTAGGGGCTGATCCCCGTGCTGTGTCCCCTTCCGTCCTTGCTGAACGCCTAGCTAGGATTGATAGACATTTACAGAACGAACCACCCATCAGTACTGCACGCCTAGGGGAGGTTGATAGATTTTTACAGAACAATTCTACCAGTAGGGTAGGAGCCCCCGCTAGGAACCGGTCTTTGGGGGTACATGCTGCAGCAGAGGGAAACGGGGTCGCGAAACAGGTGGGGAATGGTGTAGGGAAGGTAGAGAAAACTTCCATTCCAAGATCGTCTGTTTCCCACAACGTCAGTCCCAGTGTAGTTGAGGAGACTGCTACTCGGTTTCGTAAACAGCCAGGTCCCAATACATTTTCAGAACATATTGATTCAATTTTAAATGAAAATTATGCCCTGAGAAGAATGAATAATTTCGGGAATCCCACTTTTTTAGGGGAGAAGATAGGTGAACTAGGGAAGTTTGATAAGGTATTGCATGACATCCGCCGGGATGGATCCTTTCATAGGGGGGATGGACCCGGAAGAGCACAAAAGTATGCGGACCGCGTAAGGAATACGAAATCTATTATGAAGGAGGAAGCGGAGGGGAAGTTTGGACTTATAGAGAAAATTGGAACAGAGATAGACGAAATGAATAAACATACGAGAGAAAGCATGTCTAGCAGTACTTCCAGAATGAGAAAGGGTATAGAGAAGGATATAGTTCTGTTGGGGAAGAGGAAGCAGGGCTATATCCGGGAATTTGAGCTCCTAAATGATTATATTCGTGGTATTGAAAACATAGAAAATTATCTAATTTCTCAGGCAGGGGAATCCGCGGGAAACTCCAGGTTCTACGTTCCCCATTCTCCCCCTGCAGTAGGTAGGGTGGGGAATAATGTAAAGAACACCTCAGGAGGGATAGGATCTAAGAAGGGCTTAGGGTCTAATTCCACTTTAGAATATATTGATTCCATTTCAAAAGAAAATCTTGCCCTGGGTTATACCCTGAGAAAAATGAATAATTTCGATAATCCTACCATTTCTGGGAAGTCTAGGATGGCAAGTGCATTGAATATGTTTGATAGGGTACTGCATGACATCCGCCGGGATGGATCCCTTTATAAGGAGAATGGATATGGAAAAGCACAAATGTATGTGGGTATAGTAAAGAATACGATATCCACTGTGAAGGGGGAAGCGAAGGGGAAGTTTAAACTTATAAAAGAAATTGAAACGAAGATAGATGAGATGAATAAACATACGAAAGAAAGCACGTCTAGCAGTACTTCCAGAATGGGGAAGGGTATAAAGAAGGGTATAGTTCAGCTTGAGAAGAGGAAGAAGGACTATATCCGGGAACTTGGGCTCTTAAATGATCATATTCGTGGTGCTGAAAACATAAAAAATTACCTAATCTCCCAGGGGGGGAGATTTGTAGGAGGCTCCAGGTTCTACGTTCCCCATTCTCCCCCTGCTATTTCGTTACCCCAGAACCGAGGTTGAAAACTCGGGGAATTCTCCTTGACAGTGACCCAATCGACTGGGGGGATATGCGAATGTACGGAATCCATGGGAGGGGATCGCAGTGGGGGTTTATGGACCGGATCCGTGTCGTGCTCTATGAGAGGTGGGGGAGGGGCCCCCCGAAATTGGCAGGTGGCGTGCGGGTTTCAAACCACCAGTGCTGCTGTTGTAAAGAGCAATGGTGGTGAGCGTTCTGGGAAAAGGCAGGATGAAAGAATTCTGTCAGGTGTGAGTCGGGGGGATTAGCAAAGCGAACCATTGGAGGAAAGCATCGAAAAACACAGTCGATGTCGAAACAAGGGTCCTATCCTTAGAGGAAAGTACGAAGAATATGATACCAGACTGGTGTTCTGAATGGGCAAAATCCCATGGGACCCTAAGAGCCACCATAATGCGAG includes the following:
- a CDS encoding DUF2614 family zinc ribbon-containing protein; amino-acid sequence: MIQSKRFGSTNRDPVFSFPFHHNARHGEANIIHPTIQRKVRILALIALYGGLLASCIHGTLCYFGTASSASIRPWITGEIALMILGLTTHSVLGMYRAPKLDICRIAALLFLLLGFGVGALAFIFPGGIVFFSIISILMVSVSLFLYSFIGVISMQAPKVTCPVCNHITKLLGMRDRCRGCAVILSLDPSDQQPIREENHIHQP
- a CDS encoding CBS domain-containing protein, translating into MLEDRRAKAASLFSREIAPLIIPKEKVVVMEPAWSLQRALLVLTRRGTNSVPVINTLGQVEGLISKTDILDCILPSNGNLDFASLEKLTVEEAMNVNHFGILPNSIFSFAFESLIHRSYVPIIDVRTQFLGILTRKVMMEKVIEYFRAEYLFERDQKE